One genomic segment of Penaeus chinensis breed Huanghai No. 1 chromosome 13, ASM1920278v2, whole genome shotgun sequence includes these proteins:
- the LOC125031412 gene encoding circumsporozoite protein-like: MTPDTSRVSLSACAAGKVLERNGGGNGGGNVGGNGGGNGGGNVGGNGGGNGGGNVGGNGGGNVGGTVAGMVAGTVAGMVAGMLVGTMAGMLVGTVAGMVAGMLVGTVAGMVAGMLVGTVAGMVAGMLVGTVAGMVAGTVAGMVAGMWWERWRECWWNGGGNGGGNVGGNGGGNGGGNGGGNGGGNGGGNGGGNGGGNGGGNGGGNGGGNGGGNGGGNGRNWREWWRECWWERWRECGGMLVGMVAGMVAECWWEWWREWWRECVVGTMAGMLVGTVAGMVAESWREWWREWWRNVGGKRWREWWRERWRNGGGNGGGNGGGTVAGMGGGNGGGNGAGTVAGMGAGTVAEWWSGRWRNGGGTWRGKEDSLLQVTNSGLSANVLHSLL, from the exons atGACACCAGACACATCCCGAGTTTCTTTGTCG GCGTGCGCTGCGGGAAAGGTGCTGGAGAGGAACGGTGGCGGGAATGGTGGCGGGAATGTTGGTGGGAACGGTGGCGGGAATGGTGGCGGGAATGTTGGTGGGAACGGTGGCGGGAATGGTGGCGGGAATGTTGGTGGGAACGGTGGCGGGAATGTTGGTGGGACGGTGGCGGGAATGGTGGCGGGAACGGTGGCGGGAATGGTGGCGGGAATGTTGGTGGGAACGATGGCGGGAATGTTGGTGGGAACGGTGGCGGGAATGGTGGCGGGAATGTTGGTGGGAACGGTGGCGGGAATGGTGGCGGGAATGTTGGTGGGAACGGTGGCGGGAATGGTGGCGGGAATGTTGGTGGGAACGGTGGCGGGAATGGTGGCGGGAACGGTGGCGGGAATGGTGGCGGGAATGTGGTGGGAACGATGGCGGGAATGTTGGTGGAACGGTGGCGGGAATGGTGGCGGGAATGTTGGTGGGAACGGTGGCGGGAATGGTGGCGGGAACGGTGGCGGGAATGGTGGCGGGAACGGTGGCGGGAATGGTGGCGGGAACGGTGGCGGGAATGGTGGCGGGAACGGTGGCGGGAATGGTGGCGGGAATGGTGGCGGGAACGGTGGCGGGAATGGGCGGAACTGGCGGGAATGGTGGCGGGAATGTTGGTGGGAACGGTGGCGGGAATGTGGGGGAATGTTGGTGGGAATGGTGGCGGGAATGGTGGCGGAATGTTGGTGGGAATGGTGGCGGGAATGGTGGCGGGAGTGTGTGGTGGGAACGATGGCGGGAATGTTGGTGGGAACGGTGGCGGGAATGGTGGCGGAAAGTTGGAGGGAATGGTGGCGGGAATGGTGGCGGAATGTTGGTGGGAAAAGGTGGCGGGAATGGTGGCGGGAACGGTGGCGGAATGGTGGCGGGAACGGTGGCGGGAATGGTGGGGGAACGGTGGCGGGAATGGGTGGCGGGAACGGTGGCGGGAATGGTGCGGGAACGGTGGCGGGAATGGGTGCGGGAACGGTGGCGGAATGGTGGTCGGGAAGGTGGCGGAATGGTGGCGGAACGTGGCGGGGAAAG GAAGACAGTTTGCTGCAGGTCACCAATTCTGGTCTCAGTGCCAATGTCCTGCATTCCCTTCTGTAG